GATAAAGACTGAACTAACTCTCCCTCAGACTTTCCAAATTATTATCACTTAACGAGTGAATTATTCTGTGATTATGATTATACACTATTAGTTCTTTAAGCCTATACATATACTTGTTCAAAGCTTTTGTTTTTGCAAATTCAAATTAATTTCTTTTCACTAATTTTCTTCTACTATTATGTCACATATCATCATCgtttttttttgtaaactttCAAATGACAATTTCATTTTGCagacttttttaaaaaattcataaacaaatTTTTTCCCGAAAAACAAGTGAAGATAAATTTTTGGTTTGAAAATGATCATGTAGACATAGGATATTCAAAATCTGCGGTACTTTGTTTAATCTTCACCACttgcaaaaaaatttaaatgctgacgaatttaaaaaaatatatcaaatttttatttaattaaaaatattgatatatattataaatttatatgagTAAATAAAAGAAAGCACTTAAAGCTTAGAATAATGATTAATATAAGTTCAAATGTGGATCTTTTTACAAAGCACAAAATGATTTAGTAAAAATATAtcaaagaaattaaacaacaaatgaTTTAACGAGGTCCAACTCAGAAAATAAACTCATAAAAAATCACCTACAAACGCCTAAAATGCCATTTCTCCATTATAAAGAGGTACAGATGATTCTGTAGTCTAAGATTCTTAATTTATAAACCATtttatgttctattttaagaacaattcatttatttaacaaatctaaattttctggtaatcatattcttcatttaaactgtTTTGAACAGTTTCTTTCGTTCCAAATATATTCATTGAGATGAAAAAGTGCTAAATCATAAACCAAAACTAATAATATGACTCTGATACTATTTGAGACTTGGAATATATATGAGTAAATAAAAGGAGACATAACATAATTGTAATTCTAATTGTATAAGCAGTAACATTACtcgtaataaaaaaataaaatatttaatttgaaaataataaataaaatgcaAAAAAACTGCAAATAACATGTAATAttgtaattattaattattattttttctaaaaCGCAACAAAATTGTCGAAAAAGAAACCGGGAAGACTCGTGTCATAAAATCTCGCAGCTCGTCAAATCAATTCCCTCCATTTTCAGTACAGCGGAAGCCATTGAATTCAACAAAGCTCAAAATCAGCGCCTTAAACTGGTGAGTGGGAAGTGATTACAAGTTTTCAGACTCGTAAATTTTCTCTACTGATTCCTTCCTGTTCCAGATTCCGTATAACCCAAAATTACTAGGGTTTTGTTGGCTCTATTTATCTTCACTGGAGTTAATCTGCACTTTTATCATCTCCCGACTGTTCAAGCTCTGTGGGTTGCTTGTCTAACCtctattttgatttatttactCACTTCTTTATGtagcttttttttttgaatttatgatgcaTCTTTTTTTGGCTATGTTTCTTCAGAGCATAATTGTTCATTTTCATTTGTGGATGAAGTGGTGTATGGAtttgaattttaattaatttagttttttttaaattttttatttcgtTTCTTATATCGCAGACGTGTTGCAAACGTTTTGGATTCTCAAAATCACCATGTACATAAAGCAGGTAACTAAGCACCCCTCCATCCCAATCGATTACTTTTACTATCGTGTTATGCATTCTTGCTCACTTACGTGCATGCCATACTTACGTTCTAGGTTGTAATAGAAGGGTTTAAGAGTTACCGGGAGCAAGTTGCCACTGAAACATTCAGTCCCAAAGTCAACTGTGTTGGTATATCAGTTTAATTTCCACCAATTTTTGAATTTTCGGTTTATTTTCTTACCAATACACTTATCTGGATTGAGAACGTTGAGTACTAGAGAAGTAGTTGTTCACTGAATTGAATATTATGTTCTGCAGTTGGTGCTAACGGATCTGGCAAATCTAACTTTTTCCATGGTACtttcattttgaaatattaTCTCCTGATATTTTCTTTTTAGTACTGAATCTAAGCCAAATGAACTTATATTTTCAGCAATACGCTTTGTGATAAGCGATTTATTTCATAACCTACGCAGCGAAGAAAGGCAAGCGTTGCTTCATGTAAGTTGTTCTCTGCAGTTTCCCTTATTATTCTACCTAGTTTCTGAGGCAATAAATGCTCCTACTTTTCTGGCTGTGCAGGAAGGTGCAGGCCACCAATTATTATCTGCGTTTGTGGAGATCGTGTTCGATAACTCTGACAACCGTATTCCAGTAATGATCATATGATTCATAGACATCTTACTAGAATTGCTCGCATGATGAAATTTGTTATGAGAATTGCATCTGTTTTAGTTAAACCCTCATGGGTAAATCTTCAGAAGTGTTTCTTTTTAGTTACGTAACCAAATAGACCTAAACCAACAAATTTACCGCAAAGAAAAATTGTCACTCGCGATCAAATGTGTGTAGTGCTGGTACTGAGAAGGTATATATCATCACTGCATTCCTTCAAATTTAGTTACACACgtcaataatattattttggGGTCCCCTGGATTTTGGATATGTACTTGTGCTGCCCGTATATTCTATGAACTACTTGCGGAACTAATGGAGCTCTCTTGTTAGGGCTGAGGGccagatttttcaaattttattttaggcTTTGATCGTACCCTGGAGTTTATTTATTTGTGGTTTGATGGTATTTGCATGCAAAACTACGAAGGCTGACTGTTTTTTAGGTGTACAGAGAAGCACTGTATGTTTTGTCAAGCACATGTGGCTTTTCAATATTTTCATCTGGTTTGGTTTGTCGGGCTGTTCTCAGATTCATAAAACAACTTGTTTAAGgtcatttttttttcctttttcttttttttttttaaattttcttttacaGGTTGACAAGGAGGAAGTACGTCTGAGGAGAACTATTGGTGTTAAAAAAGATGAATATTTCTTGGATGGAAAACATATAACGTGTGTATCAATTTGATTCCCCACGTGGATATGTTTATATTGTGCCTGATCATTGTTCCCTTACTTCCAAATTCTTCCTCTATGATGATCGGATGTGTGATTGTTTGTGGCTTTCAGGAAGACAGAAGTCATGAATCTGCTGGAAAGTGCTGGATTCTCTCGTTCTAATCCGTATTATGTTGTGCAGCAGGGAAAGGTCTGGaaattttttcttcttgttttccTTTCTTTTGCTTGTTGCAGGTTTCACGAACTGTTATGCTTTTTTTGCAGATAGCGTCTCTAACATTGATGAAGGATTCAGAGAGACTGGATCTGCTGAAAGAAATTGGTGGAACTCGAGTTTACGAGGAGAGAAGACGTGAAAGTCTGAAAATCATGCAGGAGACAGGCAGGTGTTTCTTTATTTATTCTTGAATTATCTTTTTATTTCTGTCTAACAGTTTTTTGCTACAGGTAATAAGAAAAAGCAAATTATTCAGGTTGTCCAATACTTGGATGACAGACTCCGGGAACTTGATGAAGAAAAAGAGGAATTAAAAAAATACCAGCAACTTGATAAGCAGCGAAAATCTCTAGAATACACTATTTATGACAAGGAACTTCATGATGCCAAGCAGAAATTGGTGGAGGTTTGTTATTTTACATTCTTGCAGTCTTCTTTCCTTTTAAAGGGAATTGAGATTTATTTTTCCCAATAAGAAATCATTGCATTGTGATTGTGGTATGTTAAAGGGTATTTTTTATGTCCCACAACAGATATTCAGTGTCCAGAATTATTCTTCTTAGTTCTTACCACGCAAAATTAGTAACCTTGAGCTTCTCAATTACTTATTTGCCAGTCATTATCTGAAAAAATCTTGTAAATTCTATATATTTCTCCCTCCTTCCAAAAAGAAGACTTTTGATTTTCTGAACCATGGAAATTTGTTTGAGTAGAACCTGGCTATGGGACAACAGAATAAACTATTACTTTATAGCACACTCTACTTATGAATCCTTTTATTGTAAATTTACTATTTTACTTCATGAGTATTCCTACTTTCTTAAATGCACATTTTatcttttgtttgtttttggTCAAAGAAATTGGTTCTTATTGGAAGTGTAGAAGACTGGTGCATAAACAGAGTCTAGCCCTGACTTAAGCTTCAGTTTCTGAGTGATACAATTTATTAGCAAACAAGATTTTAAGTAAATAAGTACTATATCCTTTTGTGGTTGTACACCCGACTTAACTGACTGATACAATTTATTTACTCACTGATTTCATAaggtgtaaaagtgtgtttggTTCCAAATGTGTAAAAATTCTAATCACATCACCAATTGTCATGACCACATGACAAGACATCATTTACTACATGCTTGTCCTCTCTGTAAATCATTTAATCCGAGTAAAGTTTATTGTCGAAAGATGtatgtgaattttttttataagaaacgaATAAAGATGTATGTGAATTGCTATACTGTCAGCTCCCTTTGCCTTGTCTTGCCAGTTTATGTCATTTTGTCCCTTACTCGACTTTCAGATAGAAGAGGCTCGAAACATTGTTTCTGAAACATCTGCCAAGATGTTTAATAGTGTTTCAAATGCCCATGAAAGGTCAAAAGTGTTGGACAAGTCTCTGAAGGATCTGACTAAAGAAGCTCAGATTCTAAGCAGAGAAAAAGAAGCAATAGAGAAACAAAGGACAGAAGCTATTAAAAAGCGAGCAAAACTTGAGCTTGATGACAGAGACCTGCAAGAGAAGATCCAGGGGAATATTAAAGCCAAGGTGCTGTTGAAACTGGAGTCTCATTAATTTCTGATTTCTCGGAGGATGTATTTAGAATGAAGTTATAATTTAGtgaaatcttttaatatttgtaTTACAGGAGGATGCTGTGAAACAGCTTGTACTTTTGGATAAAGAAATTCAAGGATCTTACACCGAGCTCAAAACAATCAACGAGCTGTATGAGAACCAAGTTGGGCAGGAGGAGAAGTTGACTCGAGGGTTTGTTATTACTTTTCCATGTATTCATAAATGTTTAACTTGTTCCATCATCTATTTGATGTCTCTATAATCTGGATTTACAAAAGCAGCAagcaaattttgatttttcatcCAAATGATATTATAGTGTCTGCCTGTCTGATTAgttgaatttttaatttttggttGCTCCTGGAAGGAAAGGAAGTTTTTACATCAAAGTTTAAGGTTATCTATGTGGGCGTCCTTTGTGAGTTTATTCTCAAGTACAATTGTATTCTGAAACACCTCTTGCAACTTTCTGGTTATGTGGTGTAAATGAGTGGGGCTAGAAATAGTTGTTCCCAATCTTCTCGAAGTTAGTTGAGTTTAATCTGAATTTTGATACAGTTTTTTATCCTTGTACGGATGTATTTTCAAGATTATGTTAATAAACTATGGCAACAATACAGCTAGGATATTATGTTATGTTTCTTGTATGTATCTTTCTCCTTCCTCAGGTTGGCACTGACAGGCTGGGAAGGGGACAATTTGAATCTCACCCCTTTTCCATGGCTTGGACATGTTACTTTTCTATTCATTTTACTTTATACATTAAGGACACATTCAGATTTAAAATCAAATCAACACGCAAGAAATTTGCAACTTGTCCTCGTAAATCATATTTTACTCTTCCCATGCACTTTTTCTAAAAACATTTTCCCATCTATTCCGCATATTCTGAAGCGGCATTTAGAGGAAGAGGCTGCGTGATTGTTGTTTCGCTAGCTGTTTCATTCCTAGAGGATGTACAGTGGAAGGATAACCTTCTTTGTACTTCAACACTTTCTCATGACTTATTATTTAGTTTGTCCATATTATTGTACATAAGTGTATTTCTAGGTTGTTGTATAATttctattttaatatttttttcgttTTATGTAGTATTATGGAACGTGAAAAGAAGCTTAGCATTCTGTATCAGAAACAGGGCCGTGCTACCCAGTTTGCAAGTAAAACCGCTCGTGACCAGTGGCTTCAAAAAGAAATTAAGGACTATGAACAAGTGTTATCTTCTAACCGTGTACAGGTGCTTTCCTTACTGTTACTAAATTTGTCTTGAAATTTTTTCATGGAGACTTTTGGAtgatttggtaaattttgaagTACATTTCATCATGTCTTTTTGGTGGCTAATTTGAATTGCTGAGGTTTAATTTATTTCTCAAGTTTCCTTCTGAGATATGTTGTATGTGAGTTAATCAAATCTGTGTTTGCATTACAGCCAATTGCAGTTTTGTCCTTTGTTCAACCAAATTGTTATCTATATTTCATATTGGGAATCTTATATTCTAGACATAGTCCTTTTACTCTGTAGTGGAGTTATTTTGTTTCTTAAGAATGCGTATTCCACGGTATCGAGGGAAATTAAcaagatttgaaatttatatCCTTCAGGAGAGAAAACTTAGGGATGAAATTGATCTGCTTGAAAAAGATATCAGAGAGCAAGACGCCTACATTAAGggcagaaaaagtgaagctgctGAGTTTGAATCTCTCATTTCTGGATATAGACAAGGCTACAACCATTACAAAGTGGAGAGAGACAAGTTGCATGACGAGCGAAAGTATGATTATTTCTATCGTTGTTCTTTGCCAGATGTTCTACTTTTTCCTTGTGCGGTGAGTCTAATCTTATTAACAATATGAAGGTCATTGTGGGGAAGAGAGAGTGAGCTTTCTGCTGAAATTGAACAGCTCAAGTCAGAGGTTGTGAAAGCAGAGAAAAGCCTTGATCACGCGACTCCTGGTGTGAGTGCTTGATGTCAGAAGTTTATTTGACAATAAAACATAGATGTAGCTTATTGAACTTGGTATTCCTCTTActattattgtatttttatgagCATGTTGTTGATTAACTTCAGTCAGGTTGACAGCAGCGATTAAAATGTTGATCTACTGATGGAAATGTAGTGGATCCTCTTAGAGTCCGGGGTAGGGTGAGTGTATATGTAACAGACTCATGAGAAGAATGGAGATAGGGAAGTTTTGGCTATGGTGATAGAGCATTACAAAATTATGGCGATCATAATGTCCAGGGATCAACATAAAAGTAATTTTGAAGGAGTTGGGGATTTCTGTTGATGGTCACGTAAGATAAAGATTGTGGTTTTTTTTATGTTTGTCTCCAATATGGTCGTCTTTGTACTAAAAGAACAATTGAGTCGAAAGATTCTGAAAGATTTGTCTCATCACCTGAATTGTTTTCTTCGTATTTGTTCTGTCTATGAATAACAATCTTCCCTTTGTGTTGTCATACAGTACTTGGTGAAGTTTGCAGAATGATATTTCCTTTTCTTGTATTTCAATGCTTGAGAGACTGATGCCTACAGGCATTTTTAGTTCGGAATTTTACTCTTTGCTGTTGCTACTGTTTTGGTTTTATgtgactttattttggattcCTGGAGAAATTTGATTGTAAAATCTTCGCTGACATTTCTTGCAGGGGATAAATATTGTGTTATTGATACAATCTTTTATTAGTTTTTAGTTTTATGAGAAATTGTAGAGTGATGCTTAAAGTTTGAGGGGTGGTTATCCTACCCCATAAGAGTATCCAATTTGGTTTAGCTCTCATGTTGAGTCTGAGTCCTAATATTGGTCTAACAGTTATCTCTGTTTTCAGTCCCTTCTGCTATGCTCATCCTAAGTCTATTCCTTCGTTAATATTTCGTCTATCTAAATTTTATCTCCATTTGACCCGCTCAGGATATAAGAAGAGGACTGAATTCTGTGAGAAGAATATGCCGAGAGAATGAAATTGGTGGTGTGTTTGGCCCTCTTTTTGAGTTGCTGGATTGTGATGAAAAGTTTTTTACAGCAGTTGAAGTTACTGCTGGAAACAGGTAATAACAAATTTTGTTATACCTACACAGATACTTTAATTTAGTTTTGCAGTTCATAACTATTTATTCCTCCTGTTCCTCTTAATGGTACGCCAGAGGAACATCAATAGAGAAGAAACATGCAACACATTGTTACACATGACTTCTAAGTTTTTGGAAGCATGTTTTCCATTTGGCAAGCCTACAATTATATGTTCCTCTTTGTTCAGCTTATTTCACGTGGTGGttgaaaatgatgaaatatcAACCAAGATAATTAGGCACCTTAACGCACAGAAAGGCGGTCGGGTCACATTCATCCCATTAAACAGAGTGCAAGCTCCACATGTTACTTATCCACAGAGTTCTGATGTGGTACCGCTTTTGAAGAAGTTAAGGTTCTCCCAGGATTATAACTCTGCGTTTGCTCAGGTTGGCCTCATACCAGAACTTTTTTGACTTTTTATTATCTTAAGTGCACTGGTACAAAGGTAGGTGGCGTGAGTTGAAATTGATCTTTGAATAAAGTTTCTTCGACTATCCAGCCACTATCTTTTGGTGAAAGACAACTGTGTTCGAGTGCACCGAAGTTCGAgtaaaaactcattttcatTTATGAGTCACAACAGAATTACAGAGAATAGAATGGTTTATATACAGCCTAAGCTACTCAATCCTAACCGTAAGACTTAAAGGAACAAAAAAGTATTTTGCTAAACCCGTTTCTACTACTAATATAACAAATaccaaaataatatatatataaaacacacCCCTCAAGATTGGTGCAGATTTCGAACACCAAGCTTGGTCAATAAGAAAATATGTCGATCTTTCCTCAAGCTCTTAGTAAAGATGTCAGCAAGTTGAAGATTTGTCGAAATATGGGCTGTCCAAATCACACCAGTTTTAATCTGCACAAGAACCAAGCGGCATTCAAGTTCAATGTGCTTGGTTTGTTCATGGTACATGGGATTCGCGGCAGTGTGTAATGCGGCTTGGTTGTCGCAATACAAAGTGGCCAGCCCCATTAAATTAACTCTCATATCTGTTAAAAGACCAACAATCCAAGTAACTTAATGTGTGGCAGTAGCCGTTGCTCGATAAGGGTCGGCGGAATATCGTGACACAGTGCTCTGCTTCTCGGTTCTCCAGGACAACAGAGAAATTTAACACAGTATCCCATGAGCGAACGACGAGACATAGGACAAGCAGCCTAGTCAGAGAGACGGCAAGCAGCTGTTAGAACACAACCGCCCCAAAGTTTGAGAGCCAGTGAGGACTGAAATCCCAAAGATCTGGCTATGTTGAGGACATGCCGATGTTTCCGCTCGACCATcccattttgttgaggtgtgtaTGGGTAGGAACTTTGGTGAATAACACCAAGGGCAGACAAGAATGATCTGCACGCAGACTTAAAAAAGTCAGTTGCATTGTTTGTTCGAATGACTTTAATCTGTTGGGAAAATCGATTTTCTGTCATGACAAAGAATTGGGTAAGGATCTTAAGGACTTCTACCTTTGAGTGCAATGAGATAAACCCAAGTTCCTTTGGAAAAGTCATCAACAATTGTTAGAAATAGTGCTTCCCATTGTATGTGGGTGTACCAACCCCAAATATCTACATGTGTAAGCTGAAATGGAGATAAAGATTTAGATAAACTAGCTTTAAGAAAGCTCACACGAGTTTGTTTTGATTGAGGACATATTGAACAATGTGACAGATAGATCCTTTGATATAAAAGGCAATGAATGCATTCAAGGTGATCACACATGTCCTAAGTGTTGACGACAAACATTATTCTTAACAGAATTACAATTAATAACGGAATGCTGGAAATGTATAGTGCTACATCGAGACAAAGTGTGAGGCCAAGAATGTACAGCAGTAGAGCAATATTCTGGGTTAAATTTGTTCTGAGATGGTATAATCCATTCTTCTCCTCGCCAATCCCCACGAGCTTCCCACTCTTGAGGTTTTGAAAGAGGCAGAAGTGTGGATAGCAATCAACAAAACAATTTTGAGACTTTGTGAATTTTGAAATCGATACAAAGGTGGAAATGAAAGTTGGGAATATGTAAGACCTGAGAAAGATTGGTTGTATTGGACAGGGCTACGGATCCAATATGACTAGTGCAAAGTATGCTACCATTCGTAAATTGTACTGAACTAGAAAGATCAGCTAAAGATTTGGCACCTTGAAGCAATGATAAGTTGCCAGTCATGTGTTCATTAGCACCCATATTGATTATCCAATCTGTAGGACCAGATTCAGAGAAGTTACCTGCCATGTTTGCGACAACATCATTGGAAGAATGCAAGTGAGTTGATCATAACTGAGAAGGAGTGAAAAGAGGGGCAGAAAACTATGAGTCTCAGTTGGCAAATTGTTATCTTGCAGCCATCAGTCATTTGCACTGCAGCAAGTCCATTCTTGCTTTGTTCTTAGCAGCACCTCTGTTACATGATTAATGAAATCTATGGCCGGGTAGATAACCTATCAACTTGTAACAAGTAGCCTTAGTATGCCTTGTCCAGTTGCGGTGATCACATCGAACCACACCCTTCTTCAAGTTATCACCCTTATCTTTTACTGAGTAAAACACAGCTGCTGGCACATTCGTAGAGGACAAAGACCCATGCGACTCTTCTTGAGAGATAATGGAAAAGGCTTGACCAATAGTGGACAGAGGATTCATCATAAGTATTTGACTCCTGATATATGTAAAGCTATCATTTAGGCCCATTAAAAACTTTAGCAACTGCTGTTGTGCTCATGCTCCATATACTTACGGGCAGTTGCCCACTCACATGAAAGAAGAGTGACTAAAGAAGCATTCTCATCCAGAGTTGCTTAAGTTTGCAGTAGTGCACTGAAACAGTATTATTTCCTTGGTTCAACTGCCCTATATCTCGATGGATTGAAAATATTCTAGATCCATTGATCTTATCAAATCGGACCAAACCACCGAAGCATCGGTTGAACACACAATACCTCAAAAAACATCCTTAAGACACGGCATTAACTAACCAAGACAACACCAAGTCATTAGATCTCTCCCGTTGGTGTAACATGATATGGCCTATATCAGGACGCAGACAAGTTCCTTCGATAAAACCAAGCTTATTCTTTGCAAACAATGCTATTAACTTAACTCGACTTCAGATTCCATAATTCTCAATCCAATCAACTGTTCATGGACTAAGTTCATACCTGGGTTGTCGGAAGGGTGGGTGTACAGTGGATCATTGAATTTGGTTGCGAATTGACTTAAACAATAATGAATTCCAGCAAAATTACGGCTGAATCGCAGCTAACCGAAGCTCTAAGCAGCAAAAATTTCCAATGTTTCACGAGTATATACCAGAAGCACTCCCCAAGGCAACGGATTCCAGAATTGCACTTGGATGGGAAATTTTTGTGTGGAAGTAAAGCCTAGAACCTTAGATCTGGTACCACGTTCGAGTGTACCGAAGTTTGTGTAAATTTATGAATCAGAGAAGAATTATAGAGAATAGAATGGCTTATATACAACCTAAGCAACTAAATTCTAACCGTATAAAATCGTAAGATTTAAAGGAACAAAAACATATTTTGCTAAACCCTTTTGGCCGTTTCTACTACTAATATAACAAATACCAAAATACTATATGTTTCCAACAAACTGCTTTTGACTTTATTGAGAGAGATTCTTGTCACCTAAGTTGGCACTACCTACTTGTACTGGGGTTGGAAGTATGATCAGTTTCTCTTTGGCATCGCTAGCATTTTCCAAATTAAGAAAATATTCGTGCATGTTGATTTTATGTCTTATTGTCAACAAGCCTCGTGGTTTTTGTCAGGTTTACTAATTATGGCGTATCTTATTTAGTTTTGTTCTTCCTCTAATTTACAGGTTTTTGCAAAGACTGTAATTTGCCGTGATTTAGATGTTGCTACGAGGGTTGCCCGTACAGATGGCCTGGACTGCATCACTTTAGAAGGTTAGTGTGAATTTCACCCTCTTTGTTGTTTGGTTATTCTTGCCAGGATCTTCACAAAATCATTTGATGCAGGTGATCAAGTAAACAAAAAAGGTGGCATGACTGGGGGATTTTATGACTACAGGCGTTCAAAACTGAAATTCATGAAGACCATTAGAGAAAATACAAAGTCGATTAACATGAAGGAAGTTGAACTGGAGAAAGTTAAATTCAAACTTCAAGATATCCTTCTTAACTTTCACCTTCTAGCATATTACCAATTCATTCTTGTTATGCATCCATTGTTTGGCTCCCTTGTGTTTCTAGTTAGTCTTGTATATAAATGATACCTTGAAATATCGATTGATGACATTTTTGACCTGTTATAGTTTGTTTATGGGTGGGGTTGTATATCTCTGTATTTGTGGTTGCTATCATAAATAAAGATTTTTATTGTCTGGACGTTGTTATTCTCATGCATGTGTGGATATGCATAGAACATGCACGTGCTACATCCTGTCACCATGTTTTTTATGTAACAAATAAGGTACTAGCATACCACCACCGATTGAAAACCATGGGTGATTGTGAATTTGTATTGTGCATTTCTGTCCAGAAATATTTAATTGTGGCATTTCTTGGGAAAGTATCTGTGCATCTTTTAGTTATTGTTCCTTCTTTAGTTATTTATCAATGTTTGGTCCTACACGTTACTGTTTGTGCAATGTATGGCCCTTTTGTTTTCACTGAATGTGTCCCACAGATTGACCAGAAAATCAATGAACTGGTGGGAGAGCAGCAGAGAAATGATGCCAAGCTGGCTCATGAGAAATCTGTACTTGAACAGATTAGGCAGGATGCGATGAATGCTGAGAGGCAAAAGCAGTCCATTTCTAAGTCTCTTGAAAAGAAAGTGCGTCAACATCTATAAATGACTAGTGATAAGACAGTATGAATATTATAATACATTATGTTGGTTGAAATTTACAGGAAAAGTTACTCACCAGTATATCAGCTCAAATAGAGCAGAATAGAGCTAATATTTCAATGAAAGAAGATGAAATGGGA
This Primulina eburnea isolate SZY01 chromosome 2, ASM2296580v1, whole genome shotgun sequence DNA region includes the following protein-coding sequences:
- the LOC140823211 gene encoding structural maintenance of chromosomes protein 3 codes for the protein MYIKQVVIEGFKSYREQVATETFSPKVNCVVGANGSGKSNFFHAIRFVISDLFHNLRSEERQALLHEGAGHQLLSAFVEIVFDNSDNRIPVDKEEVRLRRTIGVKKDEYFLDGKHITKTEVMNLLESAGFSRSNPYYVVQQGKIASLTLMKDSERLDLLKEIGGTRVYEERRRESLKIMQETGNKKKQIIQVVQYLDDRLRELDEEKEELKKYQQLDKQRKSLEYTIYDKELHDAKQKLVEIEEARNIVSETSAKMFNSVSNAHERSKVLDKSLKDLTKEAQILSREKEAIEKQRTEAIKKRAKLELDDRDLQEKIQGNIKAKEDAVKQLVLLDKEIQGSYTELKTINELYENQVGQEEKLTRGIMEREKKLSILYQKQGRATQFASKTARDQWLQKEIKDYEQVLSSNRVQERKLRDEIDLLEKDIREQDAYIKGRKSEAAEFESLISGYRQGYNHYKVERDKLHDERKSLWGRESELSAEIEQLKSEVVKAEKSLDHATPGDIRRGLNSVRRICRENEIGGVFGPLFELLDCDEKFFTAVEVTAGNSLFHVVVENDEISTKIIRHLNAQKGGRVTFIPLNRVQAPHVTYPQSSDVVPLLKKLRFSQDYNSAFAQVFAKTVICRDLDVATRVARTDGLDCITLEGDQVNKKGGMTGGFYDYRRSKLKFMKTIRENTKSINMKEVELEKVKFKLQDILLNFHLLAYYQFILKINELVGEQQRNDAKLAHEKSVLEQIRQDAMNAERQKQSISKSLEKKEKLLTSISAQIEQNRANISMKEDEMGTELVDHLTPEDKDLLSRLNPEITKLKEQLITCRSSRMETETRKDELEMNLSTNLVRRKEELEAVKSSGEIDMLQEEAELKSQDLAYAKSLVDQLTQQLKRASDSIDDRDRKLKEIKVEKENLKNLEDRYQSTLQDEAKELEQLLSKKNIYLAKQEEYSKKIRELGPLSSDAFEIYKRKNIKELYKLLHKCNEQLQQFSHVNKKALDQYVNFTEQREELQRRQAELNAGDEKIKELISVLDMRKDESIERTFKGVAKHFREVFSELVQGGHGFLVMMKKKDSDDIDNDQDDDDPRPADAEGRIEKYIGVKVKVSFTGQGETQSMKQLSGGQKTVVALALIFAIQRCDPAPFYLFDEIDAALDPQYRTAVGNMVRRMADMAGTQFITTTFRPELVKVADKIYGVTHKNRVSRVNVVSKEDALDFVEHDQSHEVD